A portion of the Scylla paramamosain isolate STU-SP2022 chromosome 2, ASM3559412v1, whole genome shotgun sequence genome contains these proteins:
- the LOC135106399 gene encoding uncharacterized protein LOC135106399: MIRRKRTKSDTVRRGAAKPALAGTHGPRACGQPPPHSACPPALAGCRGSPPTSSHSLNSSLSSLSHISVHRDHSECDSWPSSPAADPPPTVPLREPADPRLFLNHRLPSPARWHVEPPSPQGTAGDIVFSVTIPPTPPSPKDTAHMGRRAGSRHHDGPRRQPDNAASPLDESRAASRPRPRTQNTQIQTIPAEPIDDFLRAVESRIPRNSLPISPPPPIPLVSPPSTPASTPSTQDVSEDDYDEDDDEDDDDDCPRPIPALDLSGSNLSSEDTGLENSFERQIRRYIPAPQLWSSHQWRSVQTAATTDPAPQSSGCDAKTKPHRPTLSRPATARSPQDDVREYGEHLARGRGREVRVVRHTHSEPRLDTSLTPLAGLLRDVCSEAALPPLPSHSPRPSLTPSVPILPTLTEDKPPIAPNTRICRPRHLSLSSSPHHHHSTARSAPTLETRWLPPAALTPATTPSEDSSGEAPVSRAFGVVCPEMCVPMCVSVL; this comes from the exons ATGATCCGACGCAAGAGAACGAAGAGCGACACCGTCAGGAGAGGCGCAGCGAAACCTGCTCTGGCAGGCACCCACGGCCCCAGAGCCTGTGGACAGCCGCCGCCACACTCTGCCTGTCCCCCCGCACTGGCGGGGTGTCGCGGCTCACC CCCCACCTCCTCGCACTCCCTCAACTCGTCCCTCTCGTCACTGTCGCACATCAGCGTGCACCGCGACCACTCTGAGTGTGACTCGTGGCCCTCATCCCCTGCTGCCGATCCC CCCCCAACTGTGCCGCTGCGAGAGCCAGCCGACCCGCGGCTGTTCCTGAACCACCGCCTCCCATCACCGGCACGCTGGCACGTGGAGCCACCCAGCCCTCAAGGGACCGCCGGGGACATTGTCTTCTCTGTCACAATCCCACCCACGCCCCCCAGCCCCAAAGACACTGCCCACATGGGA AGGAGAGCCGGAAGCCGACACCACGACGGCCCGCGGCGCCAACCAGACAACGCAGCTTCTCCCCTGGACGAGAGCCGGGCCGCGTCTCGACCACGCCCGCGGACTCAAAACACCCAG ATACAGACGATCCCTGCGGAGCCCATAGACGACTTCCTCCGGGCAGTAGAGTCTCGTATCCCTCGGAACAGCCTGCCAATCTCCCCTCCCCCGCCTATACCCCTCGTTTCGCCGCCCTctacgcccgcctccacgcccTCCACCCAAGACG TCTCGGAAGACGATTACGACGAAGATgacgacgaggacgacgacgacgactg CCCGCGGCCCATTCCGGCCCTGGACCTCTCGGGCTCCAACCTCTCCTCTGAGGACACGGGCCTGGAGAACAGCTTCGAGCGGCAAATTCGCCGCTACATCCCTGCGCCCCAGCTCTGGAGCTCGCACCAGTGGCGAAGTGTACAGACGGCGGCGACCACGGACCCCGCGCCCCAGAGCAGTGGGTGCGACGCGAAAACCAAACCACACAGACCGACCCTGAGCCGCCCAGCGACCGCCCGCAGCCCTCAGGATGACGTCCGCGAGTATGGCGAGCACCTGGCCCGCGGACGTGGGCGTGAGGTCCGCGTGGTACGGCACACCCACAGTGAGCCGCGTTTGGACACCTCCCTCACGCCTCTCGCGGGCCTCTTACGGGAtgtgtgtagcgaggccgcctTGCCGCCCCTGCCCTCACACTCCCCTCGCCCATCCCTCACGCCCTCCGTCCCCATCCTGCCCACCCTGACGGAGGACAAGCCGCCCATCGCGCCCAACACCAGGATCTGCCGCCCgcgccacctctccctctcctcgtcgcctcaccaccaccacagcaccgcCCGCTCCGCCCCCACCTTGGAGACGCGCTGGTTGCCGCCCGCCGCCCTCACGCCCGCCACCACGCCCTCGGAGGACTCGTCGGGAGAGGCACCGGTGAGTAGAGCCTTTGGCGTGGTGTGCCCTGAAATGTGTGTGCCAATGTGCGTGAGTGTGCTGTGA